The Planococcus halocryophilus nucleotide sequence TTCCTGCTTTTGCTTATGGACTGATCAACTATAGAAAAAAGGGTTGTCCCGAAAGTCATTTATCACGACTTTCGGGACAACCCTTTATGTGTAAATCACGCTATGGTTATAAACCTTTACGACCGGTAACCAAATTGATAACTAGAATGATTGCAGCAATAATTAATAGAATGTGTATTAGACCGCCTGCTACGTCCATTAAGAATCCGATAAGCCATACTACAATAACAACTGCAAGAATAATCCAAAGAATACGTGCCATGTTTTTCACCCAACCTTTCTGTAATAACTATTTTGATTATAGTAATACTTACCCCGGTGATAATTAGCTTAAACCTTTCTGAAAAAACGAATTGTTTTAAGCTAAACT carries:
- a CDS encoding lmo0937 family membrane protein gives rise to the protein MARILWIILAVVIVVWLIGFLMDVAGGLIHILLIIAAIILVINLVTGRKGL